The DNA window CTTGCCTCCGGGGGCGGCGCAGCAGTCGAGGATGCGCACACCCGTCCCCACCATCGCCGCCACCAGTTGCGAGGCCTCGTCCTGGATGGCAACGCGACCGGCGGCGAAGGCTTGGCTCTTGGTGACGTCGCCCGAAGCCACGCGGCGCGCGCGCTTCAACACCGCGCCGGGTGCGCCCTCGATCCCCTCACGGTGTAACTGGTCGTCAGTAACGTCCGCGGACAGGCGCAGCGCGGTGGCGGGGACGCTCTGATCGAACTCGCAGATACGCGCCGCCGCGCTGGTTCCAAAGTTTTCGGCCCAGCGCTCCACCAGCCATAGGGGATGGGAATAACGGTCGGCCATCTCTCTCGCGCTCGCTTCGTCGCCGGGGTGTTCCACGTGGAACACGTTTCGCTGGCCGGCGAGGCGGCGCAGCACGGCGTTCACCAGCGGCGCGGCGGAGCGCTTCTTCGCACGCTTGGCGAGTTCGACGCTCTCGTGCACGGCAGCGCGCGCCGGTACGCGCTCGAGGAACCCGAGCTGATACGCGCCCAGGCGCAACGCCGTCAGCACTTCGAGGTCGAGCTTGGCGAGCGGCTGGGAGCATGCGGCGGCGAGCAAGTGATCGAGGCGCGCGCGCCAGCGCAGCACGCCCATCACCAGCTCGGTGGTGAGGGCTTTGTCGGCCTCGGAGAAGCGGCTGAGAAGGGATGAGTGCAGCAGGTCGGTGGCGTAGGCGCCGCCGCGCTCCACGCGCAGCAGGATCTCGTAGGCGGCGAGGCGTGCGGGGGAGACGGCCACGGCAGCTACTCGCCCAGGCGCTCACCGGAGCGCGGGCGGTAGCCGTGGAGGAAGTCGCGCGCCGGCATGCGCTTGCGTCCCTCGGGCTGAAGCTCGAGGAGCTCGAGCGCTGTCGAGTTGCCGCAGCCGGCCAGCAGGCGCTCGCCTTCGACGGTGAGGATGCCGGGTTCGAGTACGGGCACGGCCGGCGCGATTGCTGCTGCGGCAGTCACAGACAGTTGCTTGGCGCGGAAAGTGGTGAACGCGCCGGGCCAGGGCTGGAAGCCGCGGAGGCGGTTGGCAATCTCCTGCGCGCTGCGCGCAAAGGCGATGCGGCCATCCGTTTTCTTCAGGAGCGGCGCAAGCGTGGCGCAGGAGTGGTCCTGCGGACGCGACTGGAGCCTGCCCGCTTCCAGGCCGCGCAGAGTCTCGACCATGAGGTCGGCACCGATCGCGGCGAGCCGCGGCGCCAGCGTCACCGCGGTGTCATCGGGCGCGATGGCAGCTTCTTTCTGCAGCAGAATGTCGCCGGTGTCGAGGCCTTCGTTGATGCGCATGGTGGTCACGCCGGTGACGGTCTCCCCGTTGGCGATGGTCCAC is part of the Terriglobales bacterium genome and encodes:
- the fmt gene encoding methionyl-tRNA formyltransferase, whose amino-acid sequence is MDLVFCGTPQFAVPTLEKLAESGFAVRLVITQPDRPRGRGQKPAASPLKLRAQALGLSVIEPEQVKINDALRAQLESLQPAAIVIVGYGRIIPPWMLALAPLGNLNLHASLLPKYRGAAPIQWTIANGETVTGVTTMRINEGLDTGDILLQKEAAIAPDDTAVTLAPRLAAIGADLMVETLRGLEAGRLQSRPQDHSCATLAPLLKKTDGRIAFARSAQEIANRLRGFQPWPGAFTTFRAKQLSVTAAAAIAPAVPVLEPGILTVEGERLLAGCGNSTALELLELQPEGRKRMPARDFLHGYRPRSGERLGE
- the rsmB gene encoding 16S rRNA (cytosine(967)-C(5))-methyltransferase RsmB, yielding MAVSPARLAAYEILLRVERGGAYATDLLHSSLLSRFSEADKALTTELVMGVLRWRARLDHLLAAACSQPLAKLDLEVLTALRLGAYQLGFLERVPARAAVHESVELAKRAKKRSAAPLVNAVLRRLAGQRNVFHVEHPGDEASAREMADRYSHPLWLVERWAENFGTSAAARICEFDQSVPATALRLSADVTDDQLHREGIEGAPGAVLKRARRVASGDVTKSQAFAAGRVAIQDEASQLVAAMVGTGVRILDCCAAPGGKTAAIAERNPQAMIVAAELHPHRARTLRRRACAGNVRVLAADALALPLDLQFDRVLADVPCSGTGTLARNPEIKWRLAQGDLADLHRKQVAILRAALDRVAPGGRLIYSTCSLEPEENAEVVSEALSSRSDVRLLDCREELQRLKDTEELAWNDVDSLAAGRFLQTLPGVHPCDGFFAAILERKPGA